A single window of Eucalyptus grandis isolate ANBG69807.140 chromosome 1, ASM1654582v1, whole genome shotgun sequence DNA harbors:
- the LOC104443426 gene encoding calmodulin-binding receptor-like cytoplasmic kinase 2 produces MFGRRTPTADARSTPDRSPYSPSSTYSSASASASASSATASGKSRSGNNPVSTAVRSIAGAFSGCFVPPEPDGARSYGVSEELRTPSVASNASRSGSERSRGSVRGIYSSSYNSTQDGKPGSVPFTMEEIYAATRNFSPSFKIGQGGFGTVYKGRLADGMVVAVKRAKKSVYDKHLGVEFQSEIRTLARVEHLNLVKFYGYLEYEDERIVVVEYVPNGTLREHLDCMHGSILDLAARLDIAIDVAHAVTYLHMYTDHPIIHRDIKSSNILLNENFRAKVADFGFARLAADTESGETHVSTQVKGTAGYLDPEYLRTYQLTEKSDVYSFGVLLVELVTGRRPIEAKRELKERITARWAMKKFTEGDAISTLDPMLERTDLTNFAVEKILELALQCLAPNRRSRPSMRRCAEILWGVRKDYRELSAPDLRSSSRSERSISVRGE; encoded by the exons ATGTTCGGTCGCCGGACGCCGACCGCCGACGCACGGTCCACGCCGGACCGGTCCCCGTACTCCCCGAGCTCCACCtactcctccgcctccgcctccgcctccgcctcctccgccaccgcctccgGCAAGTCGAGATCCGGCAACAACCCCGTGTCGACGGCGGTCCGGTCGATCGCCGGCGCCTTCTCCGGCTGCTTCGTGCCGCCGGAGCCAGACGGCGCCAGGAGCTACGGGGTCTCCGAAGAGCTGAGGACTCCGTCAG TGGCATCGAACGCATCAAGGAGTGGCAGCGAGAGAAGCCGCGGTTCGGTTCGCGGGATATATTCCAGTTCATATAATTCGACGCAAGATGGTAAGCCTGGAAGCGTGCCATTCACGATGGAAGAGATATATGCAGCCACCAGGAATTTTTCCCCCTCATTCAAGATTGGGCAGGGTGGTTTTGGGACGGTCTACAAGGGCAGACTTGCGGACGGAATGGTTGTCGCCGTGAAACGCGCTAAAAAG AGTGTATATGATAAGCATTTGGGTGTGGAGTTTCAAAGCGAAATTCGCACGCTGGCACGGGTGGAACATTTGAATCTGGTCAAGTTCTATGGATACTTGGAATATGAAGACGAAAGAATCGTGGTGGTGGAGTACGTTCCAAATGGAACCTTGAGGGAACATTTGGATT GTATGCACGGTAGCATTCTCGACCTCGCTGCAAGGCTAGATATTGCTATCGACGTAGCTCATGCCGTAACCTACCTTCATATGTATACAG ATCATCCTATTATTCACAGGGACATAAAGTCCTCCAATATTCTtctcaatgaaaattttcgagCAAAGGTAGCAGACTTTGGTTTTGCTAGACTTGCAGCTGACACTGAGTCTGGTGAAACTCATGTTTCGACTCAAGTAAAAGGAACAGCGGGCTACTTAGATCCAGAGTACCTGAGAACTTATCAGCTTACGGAGAAGAGTGATGTATACTCATTTGGAGTGCTATTAGTGGAACTGGTCACCGGAAGGCGTCCCATTGAAGCAAAACGCGAACTTAAAGAACGGATAACTGCACGATGG GCCATGAAGAAATTCACCGAGGGAGATGCCATATCAACCTTGGACCCTATGCTTGAAAGAACCGACCTGACTAACTTTGCCGTGGAAAAGATTCTCGAACTGGCTTTACAGTGCCTGGCTCCAAACCGGCGGAGTAGGCCAAGCATGAGGAGATGTGCAGAGATCCTGTGGGGCGTACGCAAGGATTACCGAGAACTTTCAGCACCTGACCTCCGTTCATCGTCTCGCTCTGAAAGGAGCATTTCAGTGAGGGGAGAATAA